Proteins encoded within one genomic window of Spirulina major PCC 6313:
- a CDS encoding glucose-6-phosphate isomerase — translation MDSAVLWQRYQDWLYVHADLGLYLDISRMRFDEFFLKAMLPKFEQAFEAMETLEAGAIANPDEDRMVGHYWLRNPDLAPTPELKAAITDTLDAIDAFTTKIHSGTIKPPNAPRFTDILSIGIGGSALGPQFVSQALAPVDAPLTLHFIDNTDPAGIARTVADIGDRLSSTLVLVISKSGGTPETRNGMVEIEAVYTAKGLNFPDYAVAITGIGSKLAAIAQQNHWLTTFPMHDWVGGRTSEMSAVGLVAAALQGIDIHAMLAGAKTMDDATRTPDLYHNPAALLALAWYFAGNGKGSKDMVILPYKDSLALFSRYLQQLVMESLGKEQDLDGKTVYQGIAVYGNKGSTDQHAYVQQLREGVPNFFATFIEVLEDGNPNGIEVEPGITSGDYLSGLLQGTRQALYDNQRDSITLTITTVTETTVGALIALYERAVGLYASLVNVNAYHQPGVEAGKKAAASVLSLQTQLVQALQGAPEPLAIADLAIAINQPDQIETIYKILRHLAANHRSLSIIGSFGEPQTLKVAWSA, via the coding sequence ATGGATTCGGCCGTGCTGTGGCAACGTTATCAAGATTGGTTGTATGTTCACGCCGACCTCGGCTTGTATCTCGATATCAGTCGGATGCGCTTTGATGAGTTTTTTCTCAAGGCGATGCTCCCGAAATTTGAGCAGGCGTTTGAGGCGATGGAGACATTAGAAGCAGGGGCGATCGCCAATCCCGACGAAGACCGGATGGTGGGCCATTACTGGCTGCGCAATCCTGACCTTGCACCCACGCCGGAACTTAAGGCCGCCATTACCGACACCCTCGACGCGATCGATGCCTTTACAACCAAAATCCACAGCGGCACGATTAAACCCCCCAACGCGCCCCGCTTCACCGATATTCTGTCCATTGGCATCGGTGGATCTGCCCTGGGGCCGCAATTTGTATCCCAAGCCCTAGCCCCCGTTGATGCACCCTTAACCCTTCACTTCATCGACAATACCGATCCGGCGGGGATTGCTCGCACCGTGGCGGACATTGGCGATCGCCTCTCTAGCACCCTCGTCCTCGTCATCTCCAAATCCGGCGGCACACCCGAAACCCGCAACGGCATGGTAGAAATCGAAGCCGTCTACACCGCCAAAGGGCTAAACTTTCCCGACTACGCCGTCGCAATTACGGGGATCGGGTCGAAATTAGCAGCGATCGCCCAGCAAAACCACTGGCTCACCACCTTTCCCATGCACGACTGGGTGGGAGGACGCACCTCCGAAATGTCCGCCGTCGGCCTCGTCGCCGCCGCCCTCCAAGGCATCGACATTCACGCCATGCTGGCCGGAGCCAAAACCATGGACGATGCCACCCGCACCCCCGACCTCTACCACAACCCCGCCGCCCTCCTCGCCCTCGCCTGGTATTTCGCCGGCAATGGCAAAGGCTCCAAAGACATGGTGATCTTGCCCTACAAAGACAGCCTCGCCCTCTTTAGCCGCTACCTGCAACAGTTGGTGATGGAATCCCTCGGCAAAGAGCAGGATCTCGACGGCAAGACCGTCTATCAAGGCATTGCCGTCTACGGGAACAAAGGCTCGACCGATCAGCATGCCTATGTACAGCAACTCCGCGAAGGGGTTCCGAACTTCTTTGCCACCTTCATCGAAGTGCTAGAGGATGGCAACCCGAACGGGATCGAAGTCGAACCGGGCATCACCAGCGGGGACTATCTTTCGGGCTTGTTACAGGGAACCCGCCAAGCCCTCTATGACAACCAGCGAGATTCCATTACCCTCACGATTACCACCGTTACCGAAACCACCGTAGGCGCGTTGATTGCGCTGTATGAGCGAGCCGTGGGATTGTATGCCAGTTTGGTGAATGTGAATGCCTACCATCAGCCAGGAGTGGAAGCCGGTAAAAAAGCAGCGGCATCGGTGTTAAGCTTGCAAACCCAACTGGTGCAGGCACTCCAAGGGGCACCAGAACCGCTGGCGATCGCAGACTTGGCCATCGCGATCAATCAACCCGATCAAATCGAGACAATCTATAAGATTCTGCGCCATTTAGCGGCGAATCATCGAAGCTTGTCAATTATCGGCAGTTTTGGTGAACCGCAAACGTTAAAAGTGGCGTGGTCAGCGTAA
- the bchL gene encoding ferredoxin:protochlorophyllide reductase (ATP-dependent) iron-sulfur ATP-binding protein, which yields MRLSVYGKGGIGKSTTSCNISVALAKRGKKVLQIGCDPKHDSTFTLTGFLIPTIIDTLQEKDFHYEDIWPEDVIYKGYGGVDCVEAGGPPAGAGCGGYVVGETVKLLKELNAFDEYDVILFDVLGDVVCGGFAAPLNYSDYCMIVTDNGFDALFAANRIAASVREKARTHPLRLAGLIGNRTSKRDLIEKYIEAVPMPVLEVLPLIEDIRVSRVKGKTLFEMAERDPSLNYVCDYYLSIADQILANPEGVVPNDAQDRDLFSLLSDYYLNPPADAPKQSADSELDLMMV from the coding sequence ATGAGACTATCGGTATACGGCAAAGGCGGCATCGGCAAATCCACCACCAGTTGCAACATCTCCGTCGCCCTCGCCAAACGCGGCAAAAAAGTCTTACAAATCGGCTGCGACCCCAAACATGACAGCACCTTCACCCTCACCGGGTTTCTCATCCCCACGATCATCGACACCCTCCAAGAAAAAGACTTCCACTACGAAGACATCTGGCCCGAAGATGTGATCTACAAAGGCTATGGCGGCGTGGACTGCGTCGAAGCCGGTGGCCCCCCCGCTGGGGCAGGCTGCGGCGGCTATGTGGTCGGCGAAACCGTCAAACTCCTCAAAGAACTCAACGCCTTTGATGAATACGATGTCATCCTCTTTGATGTGTTGGGTGACGTGGTGTGCGGTGGGTTTGCCGCACCGCTGAACTATTCCGACTACTGCATGATCGTCACCGATAACGGCTTTGATGCCCTTTTCGCCGCCAACCGGATCGCCGCCTCCGTCCGGGAAAAAGCCCGCACCCATCCTCTCCGCCTCGCCGGGCTGATTGGTAACCGCACCTCGAAGCGCGACCTGATTGAAAAATACATTGAAGCTGTGCCGATGCCCGTCCTTGAAGTGTTGCCCCTGATCGAAGACATCCGCGTCTCTCGTGTCAAAGGCAAGACGTTGTTTGAAATGGCCGAGCGCGATCCGTCGTTGAACTATGTCTGCGATTACTACCTCAGCATCGCGGATCAAATTCTCGCCAATCCCGAAGGCGTTGTCCCCAACGATGCCCAAGATCGCGACCTCTTCTCGCTCCTGTCGGACTATTACCTCAACCCGCCCGCCGATGCCCCGAAACAGTCGGCGGATTCGGAACTGGATTTGATGATGGTTTAA
- a CDS encoding ferredoxin:protochlorophyllide reductase (ATP-dependent) subunit N, producing the protein MTVAQDQPNALNFECETGNYHTFCPISCVSWLYQKIEDSFFLVIGTKTCGYFLQNAMGVMIFAEPRYAMAELEEADISAQLNDYEELKRLCEQIKRDRNPSVIVWIGTCTTEIIKMDMEGIAPKLEAEIGIPIVVARANGLDYAFTQGEDTVLAAMAQRCPTAAQVKSEDKEDRNAIAKLLNFGRQKEEVTQTDSEYADHPPLVLFGSLPDPVVTNLTLELKKQGVQVSGWLPAKRYTELPVIEEGYYTCGVNPFLSRTATTLMRRRKTKLIGAPFPIGPDGTRAWIEKICSVFNIEPQGLEEREAKIWASLEDYLELVRGKSVFFMGDNLLEVSLARFLIRCGMTCPEIGIPYMDKRYQKAELDFLIQTCSEMGVPMPRIVEKPDNYNQLQRINDLQPDLVITGMAHANPLEARGINTKWSVEFTFAQIHGFTNARDILELATRPLRRNNNLKDLGWNKLVKETV; encoded by the coding sequence ATGACCGTTGCTCAAGACCAACCCAACGCGCTGAATTTTGAATGCGAAACTGGGAATTACCATACGTTCTGCCCAATTAGCTGTGTGTCCTGGTTGTATCAAAAAATTGAGGATAGTTTTTTCTTGGTGATTGGGACGAAAACCTGTGGGTATTTTTTGCAAAATGCGATGGGGGTGATGATTTTCGCCGAGCCGCGCTATGCGATGGCGGAATTGGAAGAGGCGGATATTTCGGCGCAGTTGAATGATTATGAAGAATTGAAGCGGTTATGTGAGCAGATTAAGCGCGATCGCAACCCCAGCGTCATCGTCTGGATTGGCACTTGCACCACCGAAATCATCAAAATGGACATGGAAGGCATCGCCCCCAAACTTGAAGCCGAGATCGGGATTCCCATCGTCGTCGCCCGCGCCAATGGCCTAGACTACGCCTTCACCCAAGGCGAAGACACCGTTCTCGCCGCCATGGCCCAACGTTGCCCCACCGCCGCCCAAGTGAAAAGCGAAGATAAAGAAGACCGGAATGCGATCGCAAAACTCCTCAACTTCGGTCGCCAAAAAGAAGAAGTCACCCAAACCGATTCAGAATACGCCGATCATCCTCCCCTCGTTCTCTTCGGCTCCCTGCCCGACCCCGTGGTCACCAACCTCACCCTTGAACTGAAAAAACAAGGTGTCCAAGTCTCCGGCTGGCTCCCCGCCAAACGCTACACCGAACTGCCAGTAATCGAAGAAGGTTACTACACCTGCGGCGTTAACCCCTTCCTCTCCCGCACTGCCACCACCCTGATGCGTCGCCGCAAAACTAAACTAATTGGCGCACCCTTCCCCATCGGCCCCGACGGCACTCGCGCCTGGATCGAAAAAATCTGCTCCGTCTTCAACATCGAACCCCAAGGCCTCGAAGAGCGGGAAGCGAAAATTTGGGCCAGCCTTGAAGATTATCTGGAACTCGTGCGCGGCAAATCTGTCTTTTTCATGGGCGATAATCTTTTAGAAGTTTCCCTCGCCCGCTTCCTCATTCGTTGCGGCATGACCTGCCCGGAAATCGGCATTCCCTACATGGATAAACGCTATCAAAAAGCGGAACTGGATTTCCTCATACAGACCTGTTCTGAGATGGGCGTACCGATGCCGCGCATCGTTGAAAAACCCGATAACTACAACCAATTGCAGCGAATCAATGACCTACAACCGGACTTGGTGATCACCGGCATGGCCCACGCTAATCCCCTCGAAGCGCGTGGCATCAACACCAAATGGTCGGTGGAGTTCACCTTTGCCCAAATCCACGGTTTCACCAATGCCCGCGACATCCTTGAATTAGCGACCCGTCCCCTCCGTCGGAATAACAATCTCAAGGATTTGGGCTGGAATAAGTTGGTGAAAGAAACAGTCTAG
- a CDS encoding DarT ssDNA thymidine ADP-ribosyltransferase family protein — protein MLHLKSSVNDMVKREIDGLYYITHVDNIISILQHGILSHAAVEAQDIKPSVIYNSSVIDKRKKKEIEGKSLWYFANLYFQPRNAMLYSLIRSRLEHSDLAIIFLEKSILDRNDIFISNGNAAHQETRILPIREARQYFQKLKEQVDQEWWNDHDGSKRKLMAECLVPDRVAPDYIQGIYVSTAKVLEKVKKRLKDQLKLGVSIDRITISSDPKLFFKPNSRAKIKNISIVQGDMFFSQLQTLTVSVNCVGVMGKGLASTAKYRFPDVYVAYQDLCRSKEIVMGRPYLYKREISAFDDLRDKDLSDDRTGSNLPTWFLLFPTKNHWRNQSSLTDIEQGMQWLVDNYKDQEIQSLAMPALGCGLGGLSWETVGPLMCSFLAQMDINCAVYLPSESEIPQAWVTPEFLLS, from the coding sequence ATGCTGCACTTAAAATCCAGCGTAAACGATATGGTAAAAAGAGAAATTGATGGACTATATTACATTACTCATGTTGATAATATTATTTCAATTTTACAGCATGGAATCTTATCTCACGCCGCAGTAGAAGCTCAAGACATCAAACCAAGTGTTATCTATAACAGTTCCGTTATTGATAAAAGAAAGAAAAAAGAGATAGAAGGGAAAAGTTTATGGTATTTTGCCAACTTATACTTTCAACCCAGAAATGCTATGCTCTACTCCTTGATTCGCTCTCGTCTGGAACACTCAGATCTGGCTATTATTTTTCTCGAAAAAAGTATTTTAGATCGCAATGATATCTTTATTTCTAATGGAAATGCGGCCCACCAAGAGACTCGCATCCTCCCTATTCGAGAAGCTAGGCAGTATTTCCAAAAATTAAAAGAGCAGGTTGATCAAGAATGGTGGAACGATCATGATGGTTCTAAGCGAAAACTAATGGCGGAATGTTTAGTGCCGGATCGGGTTGCTCCTGATTATATCCAAGGTATCTATGTATCCACTGCAAAAGTTTTAGAAAAAGTCAAAAAACGATTAAAAGATCAATTGAAACTTGGGGTTTCTATCGATAGGATTACAATTTCAAGTGATCCAAAACTATTTTTTAAGCCCAACTCTAGAGCAAAGATTAAAAATATATCTATTGTTCAAGGGGATATGTTTTTCTCACAGTTGCAAACTTTAACAGTTAGCGTTAATTGTGTTGGAGTAATGGGTAAAGGGTTGGCTTCAACAGCTAAGTATCGATTTCCCGATGTTTATGTTGCCTACCAAGATCTTTGCAGATCGAAGGAGATCGTAATGGGACGGCCTTATTTATACAAGAGAGAAATATCTGCATTTGATGACTTGAGAGACAAAGATCTAAGTGATGATCGTACCGGTTCAAATCTGCCGACTTGGTTCCTTCTCTTTCCAACTAAAAATCACTGGCGCAATCAATCATCGCTTACAGATATTGAACAAGGTATGCAGTGGCTTGTCGATAACTATAAAGATCAAGAAATTCAATCCTTGGCAATGCCTGCGCTGGGTTGTGGGTTAGGGGGACTGTCATGGGAGACTGTTGGACCATTGATGTGTAGTTTTTTGGCTCAGATGGACATCAATTGTGCTGTTTATCTACCCAGTGAAAGCGAAATTCCTCAAGCTTGGGTAACGCCAGAGTTTTTGTTGAGCTAA